The window TACTGCTCCCGGGTGCGGTCGCGACACGCATCGATCCGAGCGGCAGCCGCGGTCTCGCGGGCCGGCCGGAACCCCTCGCTGTCTGGATGCCCCCGTGGGAGCGGCGCGCTCGCGAGCAGAAACGGGGCCGGTGGCGTCTCACTGAACGGCGCCGGGAGCCGCACCAGCCACTCGCCGCGGCCGAGCGCGCGCAGCCGATTCCCGATCGCCGCGGGATCCTGATCGGCGGTTGCGAGCCGTTTGGTCAGCGGCGCATCCACCGGGACGCTCCCGGTGACGACGGTGGCGACGTTGTTGAGGAGCTCCACGTACGCCGCCTCATCCCGCACCCGCAGCTGGCCGGGGAACTGCGTGGCCAGGGTGACACTACAGCCAAATGAGCGGCCCTGCGCGAGCAGCTCGTCGATGACCCCCGAGGTGACAAGCTGGGCCGCCTCCTCGAGATACAGATTGACGAGGCGGCGGTCGTCCGACCCGGTGGTCTGGGCGCGCCGCTGGAGGGCGGTCCACAGCTTCGAGAGCATCGTCCGGGTGAGCGCCTGCTGGCTCGCCGTGCGTAGCGCCCCCGTATCGATGATGACGACCGCATCCTCGTCGATCACCGCGCGCAGATCGAAGTGGGGATCGCCCGCCTGGGGGACGTGATCAAAGAGCTGGCCGACGCGTTCGTCGAGTGGGATCTTCTCGATGCGGTTGTGGACGCCCTGCAGGAGCTCGTCAAACGACTGTTGGCTGTTGGCGGCGACGTTGTACAGCATCGATTGGAGCTCATCATCCACGACAGCTGGGGGTTCACCCGTTTCATGAAAGCGGGCGGCCGCCTGTTGGAGCTCGCGATGCGCGAACGCGTCGCTGCCGTGGACGGGATCGAACAGCGCTTTCACCAGCTGGCGGATGATGTCGGGCGAGCGCACGGCTTGGTAGAACCGCTCGTCGCCCATGATCCCGGCCAGAATCTCGATATAATGGTCGGTGATATCTTCGACGGCGGTTGCCCGGTCAATCCCGGCCGCGAGCTGCGGGCGAATATCAAAGAAAGAGAGCGCTGGGAGTGTCTCGGCACAGTCGAAGTAGTAGACGTCGTCGAGCGAGCCGTACTCGGCATAATGGGCCCGCACGTAGGCCTCGGCCATCGCGTCGCCTTTCGGCGTGATAAGAATCTCGGCGCCGTCCGTGGCCGCGTGATTCGCGAGCAGCCCCGTGATCAGACTCGTTGATTTGCCCGAGCCCGTTTTGCCGAACCACGCCACGTGCAGCGACTGGAGGTCCGGAGGGACCGCAATCGGGTCGGCGACGGGCTCACCATCCTGATCGAGCGGCTGTCCGAGTGTGAGCCCGGGCGTCTGATACCGGGCGAGCTGGTCATCGGGTGGTGGTGGAAGGGCAGTCCGGTCGGCTGTGGGCGGCGCCACAGCACGACTCCCGCTTGCGGTGAGCGCCGTCCCATCAACGAGGCCAAATGCGGGCGCACTCGCCGCATCAGCGATAATCCCGCGGCTGCGATTCTGTGTCCACGGGAGTTTGGTGGTGAGCGTGTCATAGGCGGGCTCGTGGACCGTTCGCTCGCGGATCGCCGTTGCTACCGGCTCCGGATCCTCTGTCTCAACGTGGGCCGCAATTGTGTAGTAGCGGCCAGAGAGGTCGGTAAGCGTGCCGGCAAGCCGCTCGGCGATCGCGGGCGCGTCGTCACCCCACAGGAGACACCGGGCGTTCACAACGAAGGCGTGTTGCGGGTCGGTGTCGGCCAGCGCGTCGATGCGCCCAGCGGCCGGATCGGCGGTCGCGCTCGTGGTCGTCGTCTCCCCTTCGATGTCGCCAACAACATCATCGAGCACGCGGCTCGCTGGCGTATCCCGGCCGTCCTCCAGCTGTTGGCGGCGGTGGCGAACATCCCCTCGGTAGTCGCGAAACGGCCGACACACTGCTTGATAGGTGGCTGCCGTAGGGGTCTCGGCGAGCGTTTCTGCGATCGCGGCCAGCGGGAGGCGGGCGTCATCGCTGTCCGTAAACGCGTCGAGCGGCGTCAGGCGGGTCTGCCAGTCGTCGCGACGCTCCGCGTCACCCACCCACTCGACGGCGGCGACGGCCGCATCCGTGGGCTCACCCTCGCCATCGAGTTCGGGGACTGCAGGCGGTGTCGCTGGCGTGAGTTCGTACTCGTTCGGACAGGCCGTCCGCACTGCCTCACGAAGCGTCTCAGTCGGCGCCTGCGTGACGTCGACGTACAGCTCGAGCGTCCCAGTGGTCTCGCTCGGACTGTGGAGTCGCCACTCGATCGTTGGCTGTGTCGCGGATCCAAGGAGGCGATCCCGCCAGTTGGCTGTGGTGTGAGTGGTGAGCCCGTGGAGGCGTCGAAACCCCTGCTCGACGGTCGCGGCTGTCAGGGGGGTGTCTGTCGGCCGAATCCGAAGGTGGGTGTGATCTGTGGACTCAGCAGGTGGGGATTCAGCAGTGCGCCCCATAGTGTGTTTTGTGTTCACATGTGTCAGTAAGAAAGTTACGGCGCACACAACCTGAATCAAAGCTGTGTGGTGGCCAGTGTGCGGGGTGATGGCGGTTCCAGGCTGGCTTCCACAAGTCTGTGCGGACGGGGGTCCGGGTGTGTGCGTCTGCCAGTTTGTGGCGCTCCCGAGGGGTGGGAGCGCACATGGCCGAATCCCACTCTCCGAGCGGGCGCGTCACGTTTGGTGACGCTGACGCCCGCGCCGACCAGATGGATCAGGCGATTGATCAGTGGCTCAGCGAGCTCGTCGACGCCGTCGACGAGGCGCGTGCCAGCGAGCAGTTCCAGCGGTGGCTCGACGTCCAGAGCCGATTCCATGACTACTCGCACCGAAACACGCTGCTCATCACCTTGCAGTGCCCTGAGGCGACGAAGGTAGCGGGGTACCGGACGTGGCAAGACGAGTTCGATCGGCAGGTGCAGGACGGCGAATCGGCGATCTGGATCTGGGCACCGCTCATCTCACCGCAGTGTCCCGACTGTGGAAACAGTCCCTCGTACCACGACGACAGCGACTGCGCGTACGATGAGACGCCACCCGACGAGTGGCGTGAGGGCGTGGTCGGGTTCAAACCGGTTCCCGTCTTCGACATCTCGCAAACGGAGGGCGAGCCGCTGCCCGAACTGGAGACGGACGCGACGGGTGAGGCTGATGAGCTGTTAGCTGGACTGCTCGCGGCGGCCGACGAGCTCGGTGTGACCGTCGACGTGGTGCGTACTAATGCGTGGTCGCACGGCGACGCCGACGGCGTCTGTCGCCACGTCGACGACACGCCCCACATTCAGGTGCAGGAGGCAGATCCTGCAGCCGTCGCGGGCACACTCCTCCATGAGTACGCCCACGCGCTGTTGCATGACCCAGCGGATACCGCCGATCGCGAGGCGCGCGAACTGGAAGCGGAAGCAGTCGCGTACGTCGTCGGCCACCATTTCGGGGTGGAGATGGATGGATCGGCGCTGTATCTTGCCGCGTGGAGCGAAGACGACGCAGATCGGCTTCTCAGGCGGTGTGAGCGGATTCGAACGACAAGTACGACATTGATCGACGGGATCGCTGCACAGCGCGACCCGATTGATCATGAGTAGACGGTGTTTGGGGAGTTCAGGCCCGCCTTTTTATTGTCGGCACACCTACGATCTCGCATGGCAGTGACGACGTACCGGATCGTCTCCGCAGACGAGTCGAGCATCCACGACGAGCCCCATCTCGAAAGGAGTCGGGTGACGGTTCGACAGCTCCACGCTGTCGTTGAGAAGGCGGGTCAGCGTCCCGATCGGGTCGCAGATCGCCATGGACTCGACGTTGGTGAGGTGTACGAAGCGCTTGCGTACTACCATCGGAACCCCGAAGAGATGCAGCGAGTTGAGGCCCGTCACACCCGCGCCGCTACAGAAGCAGCACGACAGTCTTCCGTGACGCCTGAGGAATGAGCTATCGACTCCTTCTCGATGAGAACATTGAATATCGGATTGTCCACAAACTTCGAAATTATGGACATGATGCCGAACATGTTTCTGATCTGAGCACCTTTGGAAAAGGTTCAACCGACAAAGAACTCGGCCAGTATTCGAACTCAGACGACCGGCTGATCCTCACTTACGACGACGATTTTGTTCTGGAATTAGATAGCTCAGCATATCGAGCAGTGCTGTACGTAAACGACGTGACGATACCATCCAGAAAGATTGCTGATGCGGTTCATCGGATGTCGAAACAGTATCCTCACGATGAAGTCACTGGTGTAGTCTATGTTGATGAGTGGATCTGAGAACGCAGTCCATCCTACACCCTCTTTGAGGTAACGCTTAGTGTGTCGCGGCACGTGACGTGGGTACATCGACTCGATGTCGACGCCGAATATGAACGACTCAGAGATGCCTGATCAGCTCGATGCGAAACACGAGCGCAATTGTGAGCACCGCATCGCGGCGATCAACTAAATCGGTAGCGCGGAGTCCCCTTCCTCAAGGAGCGACCGGAGGGAGCAAGTAGGGAGGGGAGGAGCGCGTTCGTGTCAGTTACAAACATTATTTATAAGTAGCCTTCTAGTCACACTGAACGTGTGGCGGACGACTACGTGCGTCGGACGGCAATTACTCGTCTCGAAGTCACAGACGAGCAACGCGACCTGCTCGAAGAGACTATCTCTGAGTGGAAGCGTGGATGCCAACTCGCCACGGACATGGCGTGGGGCAAATGCAACGCGAAAAGCGACGTACAGCCCCTCGCTTACGACGACGTGCGAGAACATACCGACCTCGGGAGTCAACACGCGGTTCTCGCCACCCACCAAGCAGCCCAAGCCATCACCGGCTGTCTCGAACGCCGCTCGAAAGGGAAGAACGTCAGCAAGCCCACCTTCACCGCTCCGACGGTGACGTACGACACGCGGACGCTGACGCTGTTCGATGACGAGACGGTGTCGCTCTCCACCACGGAGAGTCGGGTCCGATGTGAACTTGCTCTGCCTGATGCCGACGATGGCTATCAACGGCAGTATCTTGACTCGGACACATGGAGCGTCACGGAAAGTACACTCACCGCCCGTAACGGTGACTACTTTTTACATCTCGGCTTCCGCCGACCAAAGACCGATATGGAGCGGAACACCGCCGAGGACGGAACGGTCCTCGGGGTTGACCTCGGTATCGAAAACCTTGCTGTCACCAGCACTGCCTCCTTTGTCAGCGGGCGAGAGCTTACTCACAACCTCCGAGAGTTCGAGAAGGTGCGCGCCGGACTCCAACAGACCGGGACGCGAAGCGCCCACCGAACGCTCGAACAGTCGAGTAGGCGAGAACTTCGCTACATCCGCGACGTGCTACACAAAGCGTCGAACGCCATAGTCGCGGAAGCGCTCCGGTACGAGTGCGACGTGATCGCGTTCGAGGACTTAACTGACATCCGCGACCGCACGGGAGCGTCGTGGGGGCACAAGTGGGCGTTCCGAACGCTCTATGAACAAGTGGAATACAAAGCCGAAGCTGAAGGTATCACGGTGAAGCAAGTGGGGTCGGCGTACACGTCGCAACGATGCGCCGAGTGTGGATTCACAGCAGACGAGAACCGTCCGGCCCGCACCGAGTTCTCTTGTCAGAAGTGTGAGTCGGAAGCGAATGCGGATTACAATGCGGCGAAGAATATCGGGATGCGGTATGTCCGTCGAGGCCAACAGTCGTCTCGGCGGACGGGCAACAGTCAGCTCGCCCTGAAGTCTGGAACGGTGACGCCGAGTGGCGGATTCACCGCCCACCCGGACGGGTTCGAGGCCGAGCTCACGGACAAGCCCCTCCCTCAACGAGCGAAGTCGGTAGACTGAGCGAAGTAGGGTGGGGTAGTTGACACGCTGGGTATCGTACATTCAGTCAGAGCCACCCGAGGTGTGGGGGCCACAACAGAACGCGGTAGTCAACGGTCAACTCACTGCCGCCCAACACGAGGCAACCTCGGCGGCACATCAGCAACATGTGGCCGATGTTGCTCAAGAGATACTTGATATCCAAGACGATGCCAGCGACGCGGCGGGGTCGCGAGACCGTCGCTAGTCTCCCTGTTTCAGCGTTGCCGGCGACTACAGCTGGGTTTCATCTCCGGCCGCTCCGAGTGTCCCGACTGGAACAGCTGGCCTAGTCACTCACACAGTGCCAACCGCACCGCGTCCGACAGCCCACTCACGCGGGCAGCATGCTCCCAGGATTCTTCGCGAATGCCGTTGGTGACGTACGCAAAGCCGACATTTCGCTCTGGATCACCCCACCCGAAAATGCTCCCCAGTCCTGCATGGCCGAACATCCGCTCGCGACTCATCGAGCCAAACATATCGTTCGCGAGCCCACCGGTCCAAAAGCCAAGGCCGTATCGGGCCGGTCGCGAGAGCGTTCCGTCCGACTCGGTCTCTGCATGGGTCTGGGTTGTGTGGGCGACGGTCTCTGCGTCAAGCAGTCGTGTCCCGTTGAAGGCGCCACCGTTCGCCATACAGGCGTAAAATCGTGCCATCTCACGTGCCGTGCTAATCCCGTTTGCGGCCGGGATCACCGCGCGGCGGACGGCTTCGTCGTTGAACGCCGCTGCTGACTCGGCGGCTGGGATTCCGAGGCCTTCACCGGGATCGCGACACCGGTCGTACATTTCGAAGCCGGATAGAGTGGCGACTTGACCTCCTCCTCCGCGTGAACGCGGAGGAATCCCACCACGGGATTTCAGGCCGAACGAAGCGGCCTGTTGGTTTCAAGACGCATGCGTTCCACGCCTCCTTTGCTGGGTGTCAGCATCGGCGTGGCTGTCTTGTGGCCCGGTCAACGAGGCCCCATCCGTAGTCGAGTCATCGGCACCAGCCTTCTGCCGGGAGTTCCGATCGCTTTGGCGGTGACTCTCTCCACTACGGTAGCGGTCTGCAATATTTATCGCCCCGTTCACGTCGGCTTGATACTCACCGACCCAACAGTCGTCGGTCGAGCAGCGAAACATCGCCTGTCGTGGCCGGGAGCCGTGTTCACCGCACGCGTGACACGCCTTCGACGTGTTTCGAGGATTCACCGTCTCGACGGGAATCCCCTGCTCGGCGGCTTTGTAGCGAATCTGTGCGTGGAGTTTGGCAAACCCCCACCCGTGTAACCGCCGGTTCATGTATTCGCCGTAGTCCATGTTCTCGCGGATGTCCGTCAAGTCTTCCAGCACCAGTACTGGGTTCTCGACGGACTCAGCGTACTCAACGACCTCGCGGGTCACGCGGTGAAACACATCGTCAATCTGGTTCCATACTGTATCACCGTAGGATGCTGCGATGCGCTCACTGCCTCGTTTCTGCAGCCGCTGCTTGGCAGTGAAGTAGGTTTTGCGGAGCCGACGAACGGCCTTGCCGTCGTCAGCCCACAGTTCGGGGCGAACAGGAGAACCACGCTTGTCGCGGTGACACACCGTGACAAGACTCGCTTCTCCAATATCCACACCAATCGGCGTCCGCTCGTCGGCGGACACTGCGGAGTGTTTTTCTACCTCTCGAGTGGCGGTGACGTGAAGATACCACGTTCCGTCCCGCTCGAACAGCCGACTCTCACCCATCGTCGCATCGTCTGCGTGCAACGCTTCGAGCCACTCCCGCTGGTCGGGATTGGCGCGTACCGGAATCCAGAGGCTGTAATCCTCGTGGTGCGGGATTTTGACGTACCACTCGATGGCGTTCTGTGGCTTGTGATCGAGGCGGATACCTTCGTTGGTGAACTTCACCGAGTGGTCCTCGGAGATCTCGTCGGCGTCGTAGCTGGTGTGGAGTTGCGGGACGAACTGTTTGAGCGCGTTTTTCGCATAGCCGCTTAAATCGTACTCGACGACAACGTCGTTGGCAGCTGACTGGGTCGGACAGTGTGCGTCGAACGCGGCCTGAAGTGCCTGCTGATAGGCCACTCGCGTCTCTCGAAGTTTCCGCCGCTTATTGGTGGTTGGATCGACAAGCTGGAGTTCCAGCGTTTTTGTCACAGCAGGCATCAGACTGTACCGGATATAATAACTGATGGCACAATAAGGGTCAGCCATCCGGAGTGAAAGTACTCCTCCAACTATCGGAAATCCGCTCTCGCCATCGCCCGTGGCTTTTCAGGAGCTCGTCCACTTGACCTCCGCCTGAAGACGGAGGTATGCGCTCGTAACCCTATCATCTGAATATTGGGAGTGCGACGACTGCTATTGTTCTTCAAACCAATAGACTTATGCTATTGGTCTGCATACCAATAGATGAGGATGGCCTCACTGACCGACGACGATCTCGATGGCGTGAGTGAGGGGCGAAAGTACCCTGACGGGACCGTCGTCCGCGTGTTTTGCATGCGGACGGACCGTGACGCGTACCCGTCTGGGTGGGCCTACAAGCTCCACTACGGCGCGACGGAGCCGGACCCGCCCCGCACGCTTGACGATGGGACGATTCGTCGGTACGACAACTCGCACGAGGACACAAAAGGGCACGAACTGCACGTTGCACCGGATCCCGACCCAGACAGCATCACGTTCCCCGGGATGGTCGAACTCTGGGAACGGTTCTGGAGCGAGATTCCGAAATCCGAGTTCGAGGTCACGTGAGGCCATCACACCACGGTGATACCCATGAACGATACCACGCCGCCGCTGCATCCGATGGAGCGCGAACAGCTTCGGGCCGAATCAACCCTCGTCGTGACCGTGAAGTCGTCCAGTGAGTTCCACGACGGTGTCGCCGACGGGATCGAGGCGCTTGAACGAGGCGACGCGGTGGATTCCACGCCGACGCTCTCATTCACCAGCTACGACGATCTGATGGAGACGCTGACGCCGCGCGTCCTCGATCTCATCGAAGCCATCCGCCGGGAAGCGCCAGCCAGCATCAACGAGACCGCACGGGTCGTTGACCGGGACGTGAAGAACGTCCACGAGGAACTCACCCGCCTCGCCCAGCTGGGCATCATCTTCTTCGAGGAAGACGGCCAGAGTAAGCGCCCGGTCGTCTGGTTCGACGAACTCCTCATCGACCTCCCCTTCGATCCAGAGGCTGGCGACACGGCAGCCGGTGCACCTTGACATCCTCCCTGCGCTGAAGCGCGAGGATTCCAACAGCACCGTACCGCTGGGTTGAGATATTGTGGTTTACTTGGTGTTGTTGTTGGCGTCAAAAGCAGCTTGGGCAGCGTTCAAACGGTCGCGGTCACGTCCGCGCAGATCTGCCACCGCCTCTTTGGCTGCGTCGGCCTCCTCTTCAGTCAGGAGTCCAGCGACATCATCCGGGTGCGGACCACGCGTCATGCGACGCAGCGTTTCTTCCATCGTTTCGTCATCCTCCTTGTGTGCAGTCAGCCACTCGTGGAATTCCTCCGATACTCGAATAGTTTTGACCATGTGATATATTGAGATATCTGCGTTTAAGAAGGTTTGACACAGATTGCACCTATTACAATTTGAAATATATTTGAGTCTCCAACAACACCACCGTTTTATCACCAGATTGGTGCCGCCGAGTCTGCTGGCTTGCTTGGTCGCAAGTGTCGGTTTGTGGGGTGCCCTGAAGGGGTGGACACCATGTCCAAGCAGTCATCGTCCCCGGATCAGTCCGGGATCGAGACGCGGCGTACCGAGACGGTCGAAATGACCACGGCCGATCAGGTCGCACAGTATCTAATCGAAGATCAGATGGCGGATCTCACGGATGCAATTCGTGAGGCCGTCCAGAATGGGGTTGACAGTCCCGGCTCCACACGCGTCTTGGTGAGCGTCACGCCCGAACAGACCGTCGTCTGTGATGACGGGGCGGGCGTTGATTTGGGGAGTGACGAGGGAACGCGGGATCTCTCCGTGCTTGGCGCCGGGACGAAAGCCCGGGCGGACGACACCACGCTCGGCGAGTGGGGGATTGGGACGGGTGCGATCATCGCGAAGGGCGCGGTGCGCATCTGGAGCGGCGGGCACGCGCTGTGTTTCGACTATCAGGATCAGCGGACGACTGGGCCGTTCGCAGACGTGGCTGGCCGTGAGGGGGTCGTCATCGAGACCGAGCACGCGTTCGACGGCGTCTGCGTGAGCATCGACCATTACGCGGGTGAGGTGCCCGATCCCGAGAGCTACCGGTGGCGCCGGATCGTCGAGCGGCTCCGCGAGCGGTTCGCGTATCTCACCTTTCGGACGGATGTTGCGGTGGTCGTCAACGGCGCGCCCGTGGATCGCGGGCATCCGTTCGAAGCGGTCGCCGACAGCCGGGCGCACGTAACGCGTGAGACCGAGGACGCGTATCTAGCCCTTGAGCAGGCGCCCGAGGACGGACTGGCTGTGTACAGCAACGGCCTGTTCGTCACCACGGATCACGACGTCGGCGTGGGGGGCGTCGTTGTCTCAAAGGGGAATCTGACGCTCAATTTTGGCCGGACGGCGATTCAATCGGGATGTGACCGCTGGGGCCGAATTCAGGAGACGATCGCTGCCGCCCGTCGCGACCTATACGACCAGGTGAACGATGACCAGCTCGACAGCCAGACACGCGCCAAGATGGCCGAACTCCTGGTCAGCGACGAGACGCTGCGGGAGCGCTGGCGGGATCGTGATCTCTTCCAGTTGGTGACAGCGACGCCAGTGAGTCTCGCACGAATTCAGGCGGCGCCACAGATCGCGTGTCAAGAGGGCGCCAGTCACGGCGGCGATGCGCTCGTCGAGCGCGGGGCCATCATCCTCGATACGACCGATCCAGCCACCAAGCGACTGGCGGCGGCAGCACGCGATAGTGAGACCGACGTCGCGCTGCCATCGCGGTTCGACGTCGCAGCGCGGGCGGAAGAAGCCGGCGTCTGGCAGGGGTATCGTCGGCTGGCAGACACCGACCTCTCGACGCGGCAGGCGCGGTACCTCTTGTTCGCGCGAGCGCTCGCTGAGGCGATCGAAATCGACCGCACAATTTACTGGGGCGAAGCGACGGCCGACGCATGGACGGATGGGCGGACGCGGATCGTGTTGACGGATTCGGCAGTGACGAGCTCGAAACGCGCGGTGTGGACTCACGACCTCTTCCTCACCCTGTGTCACGAGGCGGCCCATGATCGGTCGGACAAGCGCCGCCCCGCGCATGGACGGCGCTTCGAGAGTCGGTTTCGTGACCTCGTTGAGGATCCGGAGGTGCGGGCGGCGTACGCCGAGTTGGTGACCGCCGTTCACGAGCGGGGGTTCCAGCCGGTGTTCAACGAACGGGGAGTGACGCTCAGCTAGCGTGGGATTGTGTGGCTCCCAACGGGTGGGAGCTATGTTCAAACGGCTAGTGATGTTCGTATTCGATCCTACTGCACTGCGTGAGCAACCGACGTGGGGGTCGTGTTCGCATCCACGAACAGCGCGAGC is drawn from Halorubrum sp. CBA1229 and contains these coding sequences:
- a CDS encoding DUF955 domain-containing protein, which produces MAESHSPSGRVTFGDADARADQMDQAIDQWLSELVDAVDEARASEQFQRWLDVQSRFHDYSHRNTLLITLQCPEATKVAGYRTWQDEFDRQVQDGESAIWIWAPLISPQCPDCGNSPSYHDDSDCAYDETPPDEWREGVVGFKPVPVFDISQTEGEPLPELETDATGEADELLAGLLAAADELGVTVDVVRTNAWSHGDADGVCRHVDDTPHIQVQEADPAAVAGTLLHEYAHALLHDPADTADREARELEAEAVAYVVGHHFGVEMDGSALYLAAWSEDDADRLLRRCERIRTTSTTLIDGIAAQRDPIDHE
- a CDS encoding DUF433 domain-containing protein, which encodes MAVTTYRIVSADESSIHDEPHLERSRVTVRQLHAVVEKAGQRPDRVADRHGLDVGEVYEALAYYHRNPEEMQRVEARHTRAATEAARQSSVTPEE
- a CDS encoding DUF5615 family PIN-like protein — translated: MSYRLLLDENIEYRIVHKLRNYGHDAEHVSDLSTFGKGSTDKELGQYSNSDDRLILTYDDDFVLELDSSAYRAVLYVNDVTIPSRKIADAVHRMSKQYPHDEVTGVVYVDEWI
- a CDS encoding RNA-guided endonuclease TnpB family protein, with protein sequence MADDYVRRTAITRLEVTDEQRDLLEETISEWKRGCQLATDMAWGKCNAKSDVQPLAYDDVREHTDLGSQHAVLATHQAAQAITGCLERRSKGKNVSKPTFTAPTVTYDTRTLTLFDDETVSLSTTESRVRCELALPDADDGYQRQYLDSDTWSVTESTLTARNGDYFLHLGFRRPKTDMERNTAEDGTVLGVDLGIENLAVTSTASFVSGRELTHNLREFEKVRAGLQQTGTRSAHRTLEQSSRRELRYIRDVLHKASNAIVAEALRYECDVIAFEDLTDIRDRTGASWGHKWAFRTLYEQVEYKAEAEGITVKQVGSAYTSQRCAECGFTADENRPARTEFSCQKCESEANADYNAAKNIGMRYVRRGQQSSRRTGNSQLALKSGTVTPSGGFTAHPDGFEAELTDKPLPQRAKSVD
- a CDS encoding serine hydrolase domain-containing protein — translated: MYDRCRDPGEGLGIPAAESAAAFNDEAVRRAVIPAANGISTAREMARFYACMANGGAFNGTRLLDAETVAHTTQTHAETESDGTLSRPARYGLGFWTGGLANDMFGSMSRERMFGHAGLGSIFGWGDPERNVGFAYVTNGIREESWEHAARVSGLSDAVRLALCE
- a CDS encoding RNA-guided endonuclease TnpB family protein; the protein is MPAVTKTLELQLVDPTTNKRRKLRETRVAYQQALQAAFDAHCPTQSAANDVVVEYDLSGYAKNALKQFVPQLHTSYDADEISEDHSVKFTNEGIRLDHKPQNAIEWYVKIPHHEDYSLWIPVRANPDQREWLEALHADDATMGESRLFERDGTWYLHVTATREVEKHSAVSADERTPIGVDIGEASLVTVCHRDKRGSPVRPELWADDGKAVRRLRKTYFTAKQRLQKRGSERIAASYGDTVWNQIDDVFHRVTREVVEYAESVENPVLVLEDLTDIRENMDYGEYMNRRLHGWGFAKLHAQIRYKAAEQGIPVETVNPRNTSKACHACGEHGSRPRQAMFRCSTDDCWVGEYQADVNGAINIADRYRSGESHRQSDRNSRQKAGADDSTTDGASLTGPQDSHADADTQQRRRGTHAS
- a CDS encoding DUF6516 family protein — protein: MASLTDDDLDGVSEGRKYPDGTVVRVFCMRTDRDAYPSGWAYKLHYGATEPDPPRTLDDGTIRRYDNSHEDTKGHELHVAPDPDPDSITFPGMVELWERFWSEIPKSEFEVT
- a CDS encoding ATP-binding protein, which translates into the protein MTTADQVAQYLIEDQMADLTDAIREAVQNGVDSPGSTRVLVSVTPEQTVVCDDGAGVDLGSDEGTRDLSVLGAGTKARADDTTLGEWGIGTGAIIAKGAVRIWSGGHALCFDYQDQRTTGPFADVAGREGVVIETEHAFDGVCVSIDHYAGEVPDPESYRWRRIVERLRERFAYLTFRTDVAVVVNGAPVDRGHPFEAVADSRAHVTRETEDAYLALEQAPEDGLAVYSNGLFVTTDHDVGVGGVVVSKGNLTLNFGRTAIQSGCDRWGRIQETIAAARRDLYDQVNDDQLDSQTRAKMAELLVSDETLRERWRDRDLFQLVTATPVSLARIQAAPQIACQEGASHGGDALVERGAIILDTTDPATKRLAAAARDSETDVALPSRFDVAARAEEAGVWQGYRRLADTDLSTRQARYLLFARALAEAIEIDRTIYWGEATADAWTDGRTRIVLTDSAVTSSKRAVWTHDLFLTLCHEAAHDRSDKRRPAHGRRFESRFRDLVEDPEVRAAYAELVTAVHERGFQPVFNERGVTLS